Proteins encoded by one window of Pseudonocardia alni:
- a CDS encoding coiled-coil domain-containing protein, with the protein MAGDHDVPVPRTGFSIARRGYDQAQVDSHLRRLDAEVRMLAADRDAAVAQNTRLSRELDDARTRAEAMQQQVNRLAGPPQSVQGMSERLRSMLRLAEDEVAEMHAAADREIAEKRRRAEEHARTVVEDARVRAEQTLAQAEATAAEAAHRSAERERAVEEKQSRVERELAALRERTEAELAERRRVTEAELAEQRTTTERDLAEQRSSTERELTEAERTVTARITRADTEARENREQVEHDFRIAMDQRRTEALTSLFAERDALEADISRREREAAERIRRDLDQARTDGEKIRSDARRDAEETTSAAQRRVEQLIGLRARVAEQLRGARSLIESGVDDLDAGPALADLPADEPPAGQAPVEQPPAGISEPRTTVAPAAPGAADTPASTPRTVEEAVAAKERRPAAAAETQPEPPAGPAGSGSSGSGRPRPSPRARSSYGGSKRTARTR; encoded by the coding sequence ATGGCCGGTGACCACGATGTGCCCGTACCCCGGACCGGTTTCTCGATCGCGCGCCGCGGCTACGACCAGGCGCAGGTCGACAGCCACCTGCGCCGGCTCGACGCCGAGGTGCGCATGCTGGCGGCCGACCGTGACGCGGCGGTCGCCCAGAACACCCGGCTGAGCCGCGAGCTCGACGACGCCCGTACCCGCGCCGAGGCCATGCAGCAGCAGGTCAACCGGCTCGCCGGCCCGCCGCAGAGCGTGCAGGGCATGAGCGAGCGGCTCCGGTCGATGTTGCGTCTCGCCGAGGACGAGGTCGCCGAGATGCACGCCGCGGCGGACCGCGAGATCGCCGAGAAGCGCCGCCGGGCCGAGGAGCACGCCCGCACCGTCGTCGAGGACGCGCGCGTCCGGGCCGAGCAGACCCTCGCGCAGGCCGAGGCCACGGCCGCGGAGGCCGCGCACCGGTCCGCCGAGCGGGAGCGCGCCGTCGAGGAGAAGCAGTCCCGCGTCGAGCGGGAGCTGGCCGCGCTGCGTGAGCGCACCGAGGCCGAGCTCGCCGAGCGGCGACGCGTCACCGAGGCCGAACTGGCCGAGCAGCGCACGACGACCGAGCGCGACCTCGCCGAGCAGCGCAGCTCCACCGAGCGCGAGCTCACCGAGGCCGAGCGCACCGTCACCGCCCGGATCACCCGCGCCGACACCGAGGCCCGGGAGAACCGCGAGCAGGTCGAGCACGACTTCCGGATCGCGATGGACCAGCGCCGTACCGAGGCGCTGACCTCGCTGTTCGCCGAGCGCGACGCGCTCGAGGCCGACATCTCGCGCCGTGAGCGCGAGGCCGCGGAGCGGATCCGCCGCGACCTGGACCAGGCCCGTACCGACGGCGAGAAGATCCGGTCCGACGCCCGCCGGGACGCCGAGGAGACCACCTCCGCCGCCCAGCGCCGCGTCGAGCAGCTCATCGGGCTGCGCGCACGGGTCGCCGAGCAGCTGCGTGGCGCGCGGTCGCTCATCGAGTCCGGCGTCGACGACCTCGATGCGGGCCCGGCCCTGGCCGACCTGCCCGCCGACGAGCCGCCCGCGGGGCAGGCCCCCGTCGAGCAGCCCCCGGCCGGGATCAGCGAGCCGCGGACCACCGTGGCTCCCGCCGCGCCGGGCGCGGCCGACACCCCCGCGAGCACGCCCCGCACGGTCGAGGAGGCCGTCGCGGCGAAGGAGCGCCGGCCCGCCGCGGCCGCGGAGACCCAGCCGGAGCCCCCGGCCGGGCCGGCGGGCAGCGGGAGCTCCGGGTCCGGCCGCCCCCGGCCCTCGCCGCGGGCCCGCAGCAGCTACGGCGGCAGCAAGCGCACCGCACGCACCCGCTGA
- a CDS encoding 3-hydroxyacyl-CoA dehydrogenase family protein — MAREFRTVGVVGLGTMGAGIVEVFARNGLDVVAVEVDEAAGERGRAHLAASTDRAIERGKLTREQADELLGRITVTTTLADLAPAQLVVEAIPESLDAKTALLAEVDKVVAEDTILASNTSSLSVTELAVRTTRPGKVVGMHFFNPAPVQKLVEVVRTVVTEPDVISDVQAFADSLGKVPVVIGDRAGFIANALLFGYLNHAAKMYAERYASREDLDAGMRYGCGYPMGPLALLDLIGLDTAYEILETMYGESRNLMHAPNPVFKQMITAGLLGRKTGRGFYTYSAPHSSTVVADGETPASAVPDDVTLRDVARVGVIGTGTMASGIVEVFAKAGYDVVVRGRSDSKVEGSVALVRKSLDKAVARGKLDEAGRDAVLARISGTTALEDMAEVDLVVEAVAEELDVKRAMFGALDEICKPGAILATTTSSLPVVECAAVTSRPGDVIGMHFFNPAPVMKLVEVVSTIGTSRDVAATVLDVCQKLKKVPVSCGDRAGFIVNALLFPYLNDAVKMLEAHYATADDIDAAMKTGCALPMGPFELLDVVGLDVSLAIQRSLHAEFHQAGFAPAPLLEHLVTAGRLGRKTGHGFRDYTKR, encoded by the coding sequence GTGGCACGTGAGTTCCGGACCGTCGGAGTGGTCGGCCTCGGCACGATGGGGGCGGGCATCGTCGAGGTCTTCGCCCGCAACGGTCTCGACGTGGTCGCCGTCGAGGTGGACGAGGCGGCGGGGGAGCGTGGCCGGGCCCACCTGGCGGCCTCGACCGACCGCGCCATCGAGCGCGGCAAGCTCACCCGTGAGCAGGCCGACGAGCTCCTCGGTCGCATCACGGTGACCACCACCCTGGCCGACCTGGCGCCGGCGCAGCTGGTCGTCGAGGCCATCCCGGAGAGCCTGGACGCCAAGACCGCGCTGCTGGCCGAGGTCGACAAGGTCGTCGCCGAGGACACCATCCTCGCCTCGAACACCTCGTCGCTGTCGGTCACCGAGCTGGCCGTGCGCACCACGCGTCCCGGCAAGGTCGTCGGGATGCACTTCTTCAACCCGGCACCGGTGCAGAAACTGGTCGAGGTCGTGCGGACCGTCGTCACCGAGCCCGACGTCATCTCCGACGTCCAGGCGTTCGCCGACTCCCTCGGCAAGGTCCCGGTCGTCATCGGCGACCGCGCCGGCTTCATCGCCAACGCGCTGCTGTTCGGCTACCTGAACCACGCGGCGAAGATGTACGCCGAGCGCTACGCCAGCCGCGAGGACCTCGACGCCGGCATGCGCTACGGCTGCGGCTACCCGATGGGCCCGCTGGCCCTGCTCGACCTCATCGGCCTCGACACCGCCTACGAGATCCTCGAGACGATGTACGGCGAGTCGCGCAACCTGATGCACGCGCCGAACCCGGTGTTCAAGCAGATGATCACCGCCGGGCTGCTCGGCCGGAAGACCGGGCGCGGCTTCTACACCTACTCCGCCCCGCACAGCTCCACCGTCGTCGCCGACGGTGAGACCCCGGCCTCGGCCGTGCCCGACGACGTGACCCTGCGCGACGTGGCGCGGGTCGGCGTGATCGGCACCGGCACCATGGCCTCGGGCATCGTCGAGGTGTTCGCCAAGGCCGGCTACGACGTCGTCGTCCGCGGGCGCAGCGACTCCAAGGTCGAGGGCTCGGTCGCGCTGGTGCGCAAGTCCCTGGACAAGGCGGTCGCGCGCGGCAAGCTGGACGAGGCGGGCCGCGACGCCGTCCTCGCCCGGATCAGCGGCACCACCGCGCTGGAGGACATGGCCGAGGTCGACCTCGTCGTCGAGGCCGTCGCCGAGGAGCTCGACGTCAAGCGGGCGATGTTCGGCGCGCTCGACGAGATCTGCAAGCCCGGCGCGATCCTGGCGACGACGACGTCCTCGCTGCCCGTCGTCGAGTGCGCCGCGGTCACGAGCCGCCCCGGCGACGTGATCGGCATGCACTTCTTCAACCCCGCACCGGTGATGAAGCTGGTCGAAGTGGTGTCCACGATCGGCACCTCGCGCGATGTGGCCGCCACGGTCCTCGACGTGTGCCAGAAGCTGAAGAAGGTCCCGGTCAGCTGCGGTGACCGGGCCGGGTTCATCGTCAACGCGCTGCTGTTCCCGTACCTGAACGACGCGGTCAAGATGCTGGAGGCGCACTACGCGACCGCCGACGACATCGACGCGGCGATGAAGACCGGCTGTGCGCTGCCGATGGGCCCGTTCGAGCTGCTCGACGTCGTCGGTCTCGACGTGTCGCTGGCGATCCAGCGCTCGCTGCACGCGGAGTTCCACCAGGCCGGGTTCGCCCCCGCGCCGCTGCTGGAACACCTGGTCACCGCGGGCCGGCTCGGGCGCAAGACCGGTCACGGCTTCCGGGACTACACCAAGCGCTGA
- a CDS encoding aldehyde dehydrogenase family protein encodes MSATAADSAPTTAAVPASGDFASLSPRTGEELARYPVHDGEHVRAAVRDAGEAGVWWDGLGFAERRRRLAAWKKVLVAQLDRVAGVVAAETGKPLDDARLEVVLAIDHLDWASANAAKVLGKRSVSPGLLMANQAASVAYRPLGVVGVIGPWNYPIFTPMGSIAYALAAGNTVVFKPSELTPGVGHEIARTLAEAVPEVGRYPLLTVVTGFGPTGAELCRAPGVGKIAFTGSAATGRRVMASCAENLVPVLMECGGKDPLIVDADADLDAAADAAVWGGMSNAGQTCVGVERVYVVESVAGRFLEKVRASASKLQVGTATNEGDLGPMTMPSQTEIVRRHVTDALERGGRAIVGGADSVPAQGGSISPVVIADVPEDSVAVTEETFGPLVVVNRVPDVDEAVRRANATGYGLGATVFSAKHGERIAERLRCGMVSINGVISFAGIPSLPFGGVGESGFGRIHGADGLREFTRAQSIARQRFGMPIVVTSFKRTARTMQTLVGIVKARHGR; translated from the coding sequence GTGAGTGCCACCGCCGCTGACTCCGCCCCCACGACCGCCGCCGTGCCCGCCTCGGGGGACTTCGCGTCCCTCTCCCCGCGCACCGGGGAGGAGCTCGCCCGCTACCCCGTCCACGACGGTGAGCACGTGCGTGCCGCCGTCCGTGACGCCGGCGAGGCCGGGGTGTGGTGGGACGGGCTCGGGTTCGCCGAACGCCGTCGCCGGCTCGCGGCCTGGAAGAAGGTGCTGGTCGCGCAGCTCGACCGGGTCGCCGGTGTCGTCGCCGCCGAGACCGGCAAGCCGCTCGACGACGCCCGCCTCGAGGTCGTGCTCGCCATCGACCACCTGGACTGGGCCTCGGCCAACGCCGCGAAGGTGCTCGGGAAGCGTTCGGTCTCCCCGGGCCTGCTGATGGCGAACCAGGCGGCGTCGGTGGCGTACCGGCCGCTGGGCGTCGTCGGCGTCATCGGGCCGTGGAACTACCCGATCTTCACACCGATGGGCTCGATCGCCTACGCGCTGGCCGCCGGCAACACCGTGGTGTTCAAGCCCTCGGAGCTGACCCCGGGCGTCGGGCACGAGATCGCCCGCACGCTCGCCGAGGCCGTTCCCGAGGTGGGTCGGTACCCGCTGCTGACCGTCGTCACCGGGTTCGGGCCGACCGGCGCCGAGCTGTGCCGCGCCCCCGGCGTCGGCAAGATCGCGTTCACCGGGTCCGCCGCGACCGGCCGCCGGGTGATGGCCTCCTGCGCGGAGAACCTGGTGCCGGTGCTCATGGAGTGCGGCGGCAAGGACCCGCTGATCGTCGACGCCGACGCCGACCTCGACGCCGCCGCGGACGCCGCCGTCTGGGGCGGCATGTCCAACGCGGGCCAGACCTGCGTCGGGGTCGAGCGGGTCTACGTCGTCGAGTCCGTCGCGGGCCGGTTCCTGGAGAAGGTGCGGGCCTCGGCGTCGAAGCTGCAGGTCGGCACGGCCACGAACGAGGGCGACCTCGGGCCGATGACGATGCCGTCGCAGACCGAGATCGTGCGCCGGCACGTCACCGACGCCCTGGAGCGCGGCGGCCGCGCGATCGTCGGCGGCGCCGACTCGGTGCCCGCCCAGGGCGGGTCGATCTCGCCGGTCGTCATCGCCGACGTGCCCGAGGACTCCGTCGCGGTCACCGAGGAGACCTTCGGCCCGCTGGTCGTGGTCAACCGGGTGCCCGACGTCGACGAGGCGGTCCGCCGCGCCAACGCCACCGGCTACGGCCTCGGCGCGACCGTGTTCTCCGCGAAGCACGGCGAGCGGATCGCCGAGCGACTCCGCTGCGGGATGGTCTCGATCAACGGCGTGATCTCCTTCGCCGGGATCCCGTCGCTGCCCTTCGGCGGGGTGGGGGAGTCCGGCTTCGGACGCATCCACGGCGCCGACGGCCTGCGCGAGTTCACCCGCGCCCAGTCGATCGCCCGGCAGCGGTTCGGGATGCCGATCGTCGTCACCAGCTTCAAGCGGACCGCGCGCACGATGCAGACGCTGGTCGGGATCGTGAAGGCCCGCCACGGGCGCTGA
- the nucS gene encoding endonuclease NucS: MRLVIARCQVDYVGRLTAHLPMAPRLLLVKRDGSVSIHADDRAYKPLNWMSPPCWLTEEPGVWTVKNKADESLVITIDEVLHDSSHELGVDPGLVKDGVEAHLQELLAAHPETFGEGHTLVRREYMTAVGPVDLLLRDGNGAHVAVEVKRRGEIDGVEQLTRYLDLMNRDPLLAPVHGVFAAQQIKPQARTLAVDRGIRCVTVDYDALRGMARDDLLLF, from the coding sequence GTGCGTCTCGTCATCGCCCGCTGCCAGGTGGACTACGTCGGACGGCTGACCGCCCACCTGCCCATGGCCCCCCGGTTGCTGCTGGTCAAGCGGGACGGCTCGGTGAGCATCCACGCCGACGACCGCGCCTACAAGCCGCTCAACTGGATGTCGCCACCGTGCTGGCTCACCGAGGAGCCCGGCGTGTGGACGGTGAAGAACAAGGCCGACGAGTCGCTGGTCATCACCATCGACGAGGTGCTGCACGACTCCAGCCACGAACTCGGCGTCGACCCCGGCCTGGTCAAGGACGGCGTCGAGGCGCACCTGCAGGAGCTGCTCGCCGCGCACCCGGAGACCTTCGGGGAGGGCCACACGCTGGTCCGCCGCGAGTACATGACCGCAGTCGGCCCGGTCGACCTGCTGCTGCGCGACGGGAACGGCGCGCACGTCGCGGTCGAGGTGAAGCGTCGCGGGGAGATCGACGGCGTCGAGCAGCTCACCCGGTACCTGGACCTGATGAACCGCGACCCGCTGCTCGCGCCGGTGCACGGGGTGTTCGCGGCCCAGCAGATCAAGCCGCAGGCCCGCACGCTGGCCGTCGACCGCGGGATCCGCTGCGTGACCGTCGACTACGACGCACTGCGCGGGATGGCGCGCGACGACCTGCTCCTGTTCTGA
- a CDS encoding NUDIX domain-containing protein: protein MEQTSSRQVYANDWMTVREDGIRRADGTGGIYGVVDKPTYALVIPRDDDGRLHLVEQYRYPVGGRRWEFPAGTAPDRADVDPAELAVRELVEETGLAAARMTLLGTLDCAPGMSSQRGHVYLATGLTAGPPRREHSEQDMRAAWFTPAELAAMVGRGELTDAQSLAAWTLLTLYDAGT from the coding sequence ATCGAGCAGACCTCGAGCCGCCAGGTGTACGCCAACGACTGGATGACCGTCCGGGAGGACGGCATCCGGCGTGCCGACGGCACCGGGGGGATCTACGGCGTCGTCGACAAGCCCACCTACGCACTGGTGATCCCCCGCGACGACGACGGCCGTCTGCACCTGGTCGAGCAGTACCGCTACCCGGTGGGCGGCCGCCGCTGGGAGTTCCCGGCGGGCACCGCGCCCGACCGGGCCGACGTGGACCCGGCCGAGCTGGCGGTGCGCGAGCTCGTCGAGGAGACCGGGCTGGCCGCGGCGCGGATGACCCTGCTCGGCACGCTGGACTGCGCGCCGGGCATGTCCAGCCAGCGCGGTCACGTCTACCTCGCGACCGGGCTGACCGCGGGCCCGCCGCGCCGCGAGCACTCCGAGCAGGACATGCGCGCCGCCTGGTTCACCCCGGCCGAGCTGGCGGCGATGGTGGGCCGCGGCGAGCTCACCGACGCCCAGTCCCTCGCCGCCTGGACACTGCTCACCCTGTACGACGCGGGCACCTGA
- a CDS encoding cytochrome P450 family protein — protein MAAPSAVDLMDPAVTADPYTAYGRMREQAPTTTVTMLGSPPAVLVTRYDDVRTVLTDPRFVTDPVLAGGPDTREKIMATMGVPDDVAGYLVRNILTTDGDEHTRLRKLVSRAFTVKRVAALRPRVEEITAALLDEVAAAGAGGAPVDLVEALAYPLPITVICELVGVPEPERPQWHEWGAVLTTMDRERTGPALRAAIAHVHALVDARRAEPADDLVSALIAAQDDDGDRLSDREMVTMIFAIVMAGHETTAHLVTNGVLALLGAPDQLAALRADPAGWPDAVHELMRARGPVQFTQFRYPTVDVELGGTVVPAGTPVIAGLLPANHDPRAYDRPDELDVARETGRGEGHLGFGQGAHYCLGAALARQEGEVAFRMLFERFPGLRLAVPAAEVAWLPRPGFSRVAALPVLTG, from the coding sequence ATGGCCGCACCGAGTGCCGTGGACCTGATGGACCCGGCCGTCACCGCCGACCCGTACACCGCCTACGGGCGGATGCGCGAGCAGGCGCCCACCACCACCGTGACGATGCTGGGCAGCCCGCCCGCCGTGCTCGTCACCCGCTACGACGACGTCCGCACGGTCCTGACCGACCCGCGGTTCGTGACCGATCCGGTGCTCGCCGGTGGGCCGGACACCCGCGAGAAGATCATGGCGACGATGGGGGTTCCGGACGACGTCGCGGGCTACCTGGTGCGCAACATCCTCACCACCGACGGCGACGAGCACACCCGGCTGCGCAAGCTCGTGTCGCGCGCGTTCACGGTGAAGCGGGTGGCGGCGCTGCGCCCGCGGGTGGAGGAGATCACCGCCGCCCTGCTCGACGAGGTCGCCGCCGCCGGGGCCGGTGGCGCGCCGGTGGACCTGGTGGAGGCGCTGGCCTATCCGCTGCCGATCACCGTGATCTGCGAGCTCGTCGGGGTGCCCGAGCCCGAGCGCCCGCAGTGGCACGAATGGGGCGCGGTGCTGACCACGATGGACCGCGAGCGGACCGGGCCCGCGCTGCGGGCGGCGATCGCCCACGTGCACGCCCTCGTCGACGCCCGCCGGGCCGAGCCCGCCGACGACCTGGTCAGCGCCCTGATCGCCGCCCAGGACGACGACGGCGACCGCCTCTCGGACCGCGAGATGGTCACGATGATCTTCGCGATCGTCATGGCCGGGCACGAGACGACGGCGCACCTGGTCACCAACGGCGTGCTGGCGCTGCTGGGCGCCCCGGACCAGCTCGCCGCGCTGCGGGCCGACCCGGCGGGCTGGCCGGACGCGGTGCACGAGCTGATGCGCGCCCGCGGCCCGGTGCAGTTCACCCAGTTCCGATACCCGACCGTCGACGTCGAGCTGGGCGGCACCGTCGTGCCCGCCGGGACCCCGGTCATCGCCGGGCTGCTGCCGGCCAACCACGACCCGCGCGCCTACGACCGGCCCGACGAGCTCGACGTCGCCCGGGAGACCGGGCGGGGCGAGGGACACCTCGGGTTCGGGCAGGGCGCGCACTACTGCCTGGGCGCGGCGCTGGCCCGGCAGGAGGGCGAGGTGGCCTTCCGGATGCTGTTCGAACGCTTCCCCGGCCTGCGGCTCGCCGTGCCGGCCGCGGAGGTCGCCTGGCTGCCCCGCCCCGGGTTCAGCCGGGTGGCGGCGCTGCCGGTGCTCACCGGGTGA
- a CDS encoding TetR/AcrR family transcriptional regulator: MTGFVGLVTSRSGGAVAVPDVVAAEDTTRMERVLDAAAELLVRRGYRGVTVEDVARRAGVGKGTVYLHVRTKDALFLTVLLRSQRRLFADLADRMLVEPVVALPWGMSRELYERLRADEVARALYLGDGEVLGRLAHEAAGTLGELGRRRDAVVREHFRVLRSAGLVDDALSPDEQIHAWGALTWGYLFTESAASPFAPTDPRRTAELIEHGVARLLTGPAPVARASEVAAAVAGLYRPLVEHIDAEWRRRVR; this comes from the coding sequence GTGACCGGATTCGTTGGACTGGTCACGTCGAGGAGCGGGGGAGCGGTGGCGGTACCGGACGTGGTCGCGGCGGAGGACACCACGCGGATGGAGCGGGTGCTCGACGCGGCGGCCGAGCTGCTCGTGCGACGCGGCTACCGGGGGGTGACCGTCGAGGACGTCGCGCGCCGGGCGGGGGTCGGCAAGGGCACCGTCTACCTGCACGTCCGCACCAAGGACGCGCTGTTCCTCACCGTGCTGCTGCGTTCGCAGCGACGGCTGTTCGCCGACCTGGCCGACCGGATGCTCGTCGAGCCCGTCGTGGCGCTGCCCTGGGGCATGTCGCGCGAGCTGTACGAGCGGCTGCGCGCCGACGAGGTGGCGCGTGCGCTGTACCTGGGCGACGGTGAGGTCCTCGGCCGGCTCGCGCACGAGGCCGCCGGGACCCTCGGGGAGCTGGGCCGCCGCCGGGACGCCGTGGTGCGCGAGCACTTCCGGGTGCTGCGGTCGGCCGGCCTCGTCGACGACGCGCTGTCCCCGGACGAGCAGATCCACGCCTGGGGTGCGCTGACCTGGGGCTACCTGTTCACCGAGAGCGCGGCGAGCCCGTTCGCCCCCACCGATCCGCGGCGCACCGCGGAGCTGATCGAACACGGTGTGGCCCGCCTGCTGACCGGGCCCGCCCCGGTCGCCCGTGCCTCGGAGGTCGCCGCGGCCGTCGCCGGTCTGTACCGGCCGCTCGTCGAGCACATCGACGCGGAGTGGAGACGTCGCGTCCGCTGA
- a CDS encoding enoyl-CoA hydratase-related protein has protein sequence MTDYEHLLVKQDGDTVRITMNRPQRRNSLTEDHLRELLDAFESAGRSDATGIVLAGEGKAFSSGHDFGDVAARDLAGVRSLLRLCTTVMRTVQEVPQVVIARVHATAWAAGCQLVASCDLAVAAESATFALPGGKGGWFCHTPAVPVARNIGRKRLMELALTGDPIDAATAADWGLVNYAVPDHDLDARVDELLARATRGSRLSKAVGKQTLYAQLDRPEADAYGVAAEVMASMSQSGGAREGMASFLEKRAPEWTD, from the coding sequence ATGACCGACTACGAGCACCTCCTGGTGAAACAGGACGGCGACACGGTCCGGATCACGATGAACCGCCCGCAGCGCCGCAACTCCCTCACCGAGGACCACCTGCGCGAGCTGCTGGACGCCTTCGAGAGCGCCGGACGCAGCGACGCGACCGGGATCGTGCTCGCCGGGGAGGGCAAGGCCTTCTCCTCGGGCCACGACTTCGGCGACGTCGCCGCCCGCGACCTCGCGGGGGTCCGCTCCCTGCTGCGGCTGTGCACGACGGTCATGCGCACCGTGCAGGAGGTGCCGCAGGTCGTGATCGCCCGGGTCCACGCGACGGCCTGGGCCGCGGGCTGCCAGCTCGTCGCGTCCTGCGACCTCGCCGTCGCCGCGGAGTCCGCGACGTTCGCGCTGCCCGGCGGCAAGGGCGGCTGGTTCTGCCACACCCCGGCCGTCCCGGTCGCGCGGAACATCGGCCGCAAGCGGCTGATGGAGCTGGCCCTGACCGGGGACCCGATCGACGCGGCGACCGCCGCCGACTGGGGCCTGGTCAACTACGCCGTCCCCGACCACGACCTCGACGCCCGCGTGGACGAGCTGCTCGCCCGCGCGACCCGCGGGAGCCGGCTGTCCAAGGCCGTCGGCAAGCAGACCCTCTACGCCCAGCTCGACCGTCCCGAGGCCGACGCCTACGGTGTCGCGGCCGAGGTCATGGCGTCGATGTCGCAGTCCGGGGGCGCCCGCGAGGGCATGGCGTCGTTCCTGGAGAAGCGGGCCCCCGAGTGGACCGACTGA
- a CDS encoding transporter substrate-binding domain-containing protein: MQIRTTTRLSRRRLLGAAAALGGTALAGPLLGGCGGPSDPLSRLRAGGDVVVGLSGERPFGYTDGSGRATGESPEVARAVVTDLGGSGLAAVQTKFDQLVPGLLDGRFDVIAVGLTITALRCQQVAFSRPDYVAGTGLVVPAGNPLGVATLAGVRRSGATLAVLDGSAEQEYALAAGIRAEHIVTVDSQGALVREVANGGAQVGALTRISLLDEVRRNAGIGLEVTAAFAPEVAGRPVVGAGAFAFRPADGAFRDEFDRGLTALQDSGRWLEIAAPFGFTAANLPPRDLTVDELCARTPDS; this comes from the coding sequence ATGCAGATCCGCACCACCACCCGGCTGAGCCGGCGGCGCCTGCTGGGGGCGGCCGCCGCCCTCGGCGGGACAGCCCTGGCCGGGCCGCTGCTGGGCGGCTGCGGAGGGCCGTCGGACCCGCTGTCCCGGCTCCGAGCCGGCGGCGACGTCGTCGTCGGGCTGTCCGGGGAGCGCCCGTTCGGCTACACCGACGGCTCCGGCCGGGCCACTGGGGAGAGCCCGGAGGTGGCCCGCGCGGTGGTCACCGACCTCGGCGGCAGCGGCCTGGCCGCGGTCCAGACGAAGTTCGACCAGCTCGTCCCCGGCCTGCTCGACGGCCGCTTCGACGTCATCGCGGTCGGACTGACGATCACCGCGCTGCGCTGCCAGCAGGTCGCGTTCTCCCGCCCCGACTACGTGGCGGGTACCGGCCTGGTGGTCCCGGCCGGGAACCCGCTGGGCGTCGCGACACTGGCCGGGGTCCGCCGGTCCGGGGCGACGCTGGCAGTGCTCGACGGCAGCGCCGAGCAGGAGTACGCGCTCGCGGCCGGCATCCGGGCCGAGCACATCGTCACCGTCGACTCGCAGGGCGCGCTGGTGCGCGAGGTCGCGAACGGCGGTGCGCAGGTGGGGGCGCTCACCCGCATCTCGCTGCTCGACGAGGTCCGCCGCAACGCGGGCATCGGTCTGGAGGTGACCGCCGCGTTCGCCCCCGAGGTGGCGGGACGACCGGTCGTCGGGGCAGGGGCGTTCGCGTTCCGCCCCGCCGACGGTGCCTTCCGCGACGAGTTCGACCGCGGGCTCACCGCGCTGCAGGACTCCGGGCGCTGGCTGGAGATCGCCGCGCCGTTCGGGTTCACCGCGGCGAACCTGCCGCCACGCGACCTCACCGTCGACGAGCTCTGCGCCCGCACCCCCGACTCCTGA